A stretch of DNA from Methanofollis sp.:
GGCCGGGCGGGGTGTCGAGAACCTGGTCTATGTCACCCTCTCCACAGGGATCGGCGGTGGGGCGGTGGTGAACGGCCGCCTGCTCCTCGGGCAGTCGGGGAACGCGGGGGAGGTCGGCCACCTCTTCGTGGACGCAGAATATGGATGCGTCTGCGGCTGCGGCTATCCCGGCCACTGGGAGGCCTATGCCTCGGGGACTGGGATGCCCCGTTTCTTTTCGGCCTGGGTGGATGAGCAGGAAGTTGTGCCGTCCTTCGACGCCGCGACGAGCGCCGGCATCCTCGGTGCCGCGGAGAGAGGCGATCCCCTCGCCCTCTCCTTCATGGACGCCCTCGGCAGGGTCAACGCCCGCGCCCTCTCCGACATCGTCGTCGCCTACGAGCCCGGGGTGGTCGTGCTCGACGGCCCGCTGGCGCAGCACCACGGCGCCCTCCTGATCAGGCACATGCTCCCGCACCTCGACCGCTACCTCCCCCTGCCGCGGCTTGCGGTCAGCCCCCTCGGGGGCAGGGCGCCCCTCCTCGGTGCGGCGGCGTACGCGCTCGGGATCTTTTGATATTTTTTCAGGTTCGGCACTCCAGAATAGACATTCTATAGGGGCACCCCGCAGGCAGGAGACGGAAGGCAGTGGATCCGCGTTTACATTTTTTATCTGAGGTCCTGCAGGGTGTCCCTGCCGATCCAGCGGGCGGTCAGGCTCTCTGACGCTATGAGGTCTTTTGCGAGCGCGACGGCGGCCTCTCTGCATCTCTCGTTCCGCTTCCCTATCTCACGCAGGGCCCAGCTTACGGCTTTTTTGACGAAGTTCCTCCTATCATGAGCCTCTGCCCGGATCAGGGGGAAAAATCGAAAAAAACAGTCGTCTTTCGCACTCTTCCTGTTCCTCGCGAGCTTTGCGATCAGCACGAAGCCGGCCCTTTTCACGAACTCCTCCTCCCGTATCGCCCACTCCTCTGCCTTTTTCTAGGCATGGGGGCTGGCCGCAAAGAGGTTCTGGCAGCACTGGTCGCAGATCTCCCAGTTATTGAATTCTCGCGCCCATGCCTCCATCTGCTCGCCCGTCACCCCCGCGGGATCGTCGACGAGGGTGGCGAGTATCCGCGCCTCCCGGAACCCCTCCTCCCAGAGGGCCCGAGCGAGGACGTGGTCTGTCCCTATCTCGCGGGCAAGCTGCCTGAGTGCCGGCAGCGGGACGCCGAGGGTCCTTTCGGCCGGGAGGGCAAACTTCTCCATGCCCTTCAGGTATTCAGGATCCGCGAGGGCGGCAAGGCGGGCGAGCACGTCATCTCTCTTCATTTCTCCAGGTCCTCCTCGCCGAAGAGGAAGACCTCCTCGATCCCGGCCCCGAGTTCGCGGGCGACCCGCCAGGCGAGCCTGAGGGAGGGGTTGTACTTCCCCTTCTCCAGGAAGACGATCGTCTCTCTCCTGACGCCGACCCGTGCGGCGAGTTCCTCCTGGGTGAGCCCGGTCTTTGCCCGGTATTCGCGCATTTTCGTCTGCATCGTGCCTCACGGGATGGTGGTCACGATCCGCTCGCGGTCGAGGAACCTGGTCGCCCCCCTGAGGGCGAGGAGGAGGAGGAGTGCGACGGCAAGAAGCACCCCCTCCACCGTCCAGGTCGCCTGGAACCCGGCCCCCATCAGCCCGGCCGAGGCCGAGAAGAAGAAGATGACCAGGAAGACCACGGCCATGTTGATGATCTGGTTCTCCCGCATCCCGAGGAGGAGCTGGACAAGCCCGAGCATGCCGACGGTCACGGCGATGAAGGCCGGGACGACGACGAGGAGGTGGATGATCATGGGGGCTGACGGGAGGGCCGGCGCTCCTGTGAGGGCCGATGTCCCGGCGACGATGACAGCCGCCCCGCCGAGGGTGAGGGCGTAGGCCGGGAGGGTG
This window harbors:
- a CDS encoding ROK family protein; protein product: AGRGVENLVYVTLSTGIGGGAVVNGRLLLGQSGNAGEVGHLFVDAEYGCVCGCGYPGHWEAYASGTGMPRFFSAWVDEQEVVPSFDAATSAGILGAAERGDPLALSFMDALGRVNARALSDIVVAYEPGVVVLDGPLAQHHGALLIRHMLPHLDRYLPLPRLAVSPLGGRAPLLGAAAYALGIF
- a CDS encoding helix-turn-helix transcriptional regulator, which codes for MQTKMREYRAKTGLTQEELAARVGVRRETIVFLEKGKYNPSLRLAWRVARELGAGIEEVFLFGEEDLEK
- a CDS encoding ABC transporter permease subunit; the protein is MNGIFTVARKEAGQILRSRQLLISAVIVTLVFSATAIPAVLATGGYAALDRVGFMLLVVIGIFIGYIFSGQAFLREKTEGTIETLLCSPLPLRDIWLGKVIGVTLPAYALTLGGAAVIVAGTSALTGAPALPSAPMIIHLLVVVPAFIAVTVGMLGLVQLLLGMRENQIINMAVVFLVIFFFSASAGLMGAGFQATWTVEGVLLAVALLLLLALRGATRFLDRERIVTTIP